The Dehalococcoidia bacterium genome contains a region encoding:
- a CDS encoding fibronectin type III domain-containing protein produces the protein MLLRAAVTAFVLFALVWGDRVYAQTPIPTPSPWLVDRSDSALVIAWTPYSDYVYEIRWRVTDEQDWAATETAGPDGYTIKSLAPSTSYDIQVRGRRPRLNNAGDWTDWSSSLVLSTLGAPTPTPAAYRLPELPHVLATDTVRGYVYPNGDTLILARYFVSRPPGDNPPPVLELVSWRVTPPSDSHAWNHATVISPVTIPDTPLGYGEGLIATRCRCYAGFSFTEADVASEQGKTWRLSQQLNPARIPDSTWSVEEPFGMTFMLTGDPSPAEAAVSRILESVDARQGTRLVADGYVTPLGDDYLEAYVSGIRFLLPGIYYGVGQTLSVPLSDASESAEAQPIGGTIITQGFESAESLTGVPPSMVGAMIFGGLALAAAVLAGRLAPVPGAGIVAAVLVLLAGAVMGWVPMWIVIAMALTAGFVIVWLMFLKKGG, from the coding sequence ATGCTTCTCCGAGCTGCTGTCACGGCATTCGTTCTGTTCGCATTGGTGTGGGGAGACCGCGTCTACGCTCAGACGCCAATCCCGACGCCTTCACCCTGGCTTGTGGACCGATCCGACTCAGCACTGGTCATCGCCTGGACTCCCTATTCGGACTACGTGTACGAGATCCGCTGGAGGGTGACGGACGAGCAGGACTGGGCTGCAACCGAGACCGCAGGCCCAGATGGATACACCATCAAGTCTCTCGCCCCGTCCACTTCCTACGACATTCAGGTCCGGGGGAGGCGTCCCAGACTTAACAACGCTGGCGACTGGACGGACTGGTCATCTTCACTTGTGCTTTCGACCCTCGGAGCTCCCACACCTACCCCCGCAGCCTACAGACTCCCTGAGCTGCCTCATGTTCTGGCTACGGACACCGTTCGCGGCTATGTCTATCCGAATGGGGACACCTTGATTCTGGCTCGTTACTTCGTCTCCCGACCACCTGGAGACAACCCGCCTCCAGTCCTTGAGCTGGTGTCCTGGAGGGTGACACCTCCTTCTGATTCCCACGCCTGGAATCATGCGACCGTGATCTCCCCTGTGACCATTCCCGACACACCGCTGGGCTACGGCGAGGGCCTGATCGCGACACGCTGCCGCTGCTACGCTGGATTTTCGTTCACTGAGGCCGATGTCGCCTCCGAACAGGGGAAGACATGGCGGCTGTCCCAGCAGCTCAATCCAGCTCGCATCCCTGACTCTACCTGGTCGGTCGAGGAACCATTCGGGATGACATTCATGCTCACTGGGGACCCGAGCCCAGCTGAAGCTGCGGTGAGCAGGATCCTTGAGTCCGTCGATGCTCGGCAGGGTACGCGCCTGGTTGCGGACGGCTACGTCACACCGCTCGGGGACGATTACCTGGAGGCTTACGTGTCGGGAATCCGATTCCTGCTGCCTGGAATCTACTATGGCGTGGGACAGACCCTTTCGGTCCCGCTGTCGGACGCCTCAGAGTCTGCTGAAGCACAGCCCATCGGCGGGACGATAATCACACAGGGTTTCGAGTCTGCCGAGTCGCTTACCGGAGTGCCTCCAAGCATGGTGGGAGCGATGATTTTTGGAGGCTTGGCACTGGCAGCAGCTGTCCTTGCGGGAAGACTCGCGCCTGTCCCTGGAGCTGGTATCGTCGCAGCCGTCCTGGTGCTTCTTGCGGGCGCGGTAATGGGTTGGGTCCCAATGTGGATCGTCATAGCGATGGCTCTCACGGCTGGATTTGTGATTGTCTGGCTGATGTTCCTCAAGAAGGGCGGCTGA
- a CDS encoding fibronectin type III domain-containing protein: protein MSATALVVDGGETITLSGVVSNAPTTTWYGIADQNSSPGGLRLWEVNVTSPGQSVSLGGFSRRSFDYGVDSADGTTAYLATTEPNVPGSLRSFDPPARTLASHGDFPSGLGVVGGIATDGTVWYALDDSGDELWSLNVTTAASSTKVGDLTAGWGSPRGLATDGISWYGLDDDGDELWKLNVTTAASSTKVGDLTAGWDSPRGLATDGISWYGFDKDGGELWELNTASPGSSTEVGDMPSAFRTGNHEAAGILALGGRLRYSWSSSGGGAFGTPNATSTTWTAPAETGVEQAIELTWTATADGRAATSSVTVRVRSGFGLADFQDDGLVMDALGLIEAGPGHNLFGRAPRAESGSLNAGELGLGPDNIRITSFRTNEEGSEITLNDNHTAFRIGDYFDTGGAGDRLTMYVQTDDWLLTFPPGSIDVAGGNFARWDILDSTSQARLMGIEEHTRVILGFGRPSAVAPAIPAAPTITAASSTAVVISWVEPSDNNFAITSYDLRYREHGTSSWTDVFDHTTTSYTATRGRGKRNERGRRLWLLSHREGSDRRRSSRHPSQAIGHSYKHNQYRYLLGRAR from the coding sequence GTGTCTGCAACAGCACTGGTAGTTGACGGCGGCGAAACGATCACGCTTTCAGGGGTCGTCTCAAACGCTCCTACGACGACCTGGTACGGGATCGCAGACCAGAACAGCAGTCCTGGAGGGCTGCGTCTTTGGGAAGTGAACGTGACCAGCCCTGGTCAGTCAGTGTCGCTTGGCGGATTCAGCCGGCGCAGCTTCGATTATGGGGTTGACTCGGCAGACGGAACGACTGCCTACCTCGCGACTACCGAGCCCAATGTTCCAGGTTCGCTCAGGAGTTTCGACCCACCAGCACGCACCCTTGCATCGCATGGGGATTTTCCTTCTGGGCTCGGGGTTGTGGGCGGGATTGCGACAGACGGAACAGTCTGGTACGCGCTGGATGATAGTGGTGATGAGCTCTGGAGTCTCAACGTCACGACTGCGGCGTCGTCAACCAAAGTTGGAGACCTGACAGCTGGTTGGGGTAGCCCTCGCGGACTGGCGACAGACGGCATCAGCTGGTATGGACTCGACGACGACGGCGATGAGCTCTGGAAACTCAACGTCACGACTGCGGCGTCGTCAACCAAAGTTGGGGACCTGACAGCTGGATGGGACTCACCTCGCGGGCTGGCTACGGACGGTATCAGTTGGTACGGATTCGACAAGGACGGCGGTGAGCTCTGGGAGTTGAATACCGCGTCGCCAGGGTCGTCAACCGAAGTGGGGGATATGCCGAGCGCCTTCAGGACCGGAAACCATGAAGCAGCGGGAATCCTCGCCCTCGGAGGCCGTCTAAGGTACTCCTGGTCATCTAGTGGGGGAGGCGCATTCGGGACACCCAATGCTACTTCAACAACCTGGACAGCCCCAGCTGAAACAGGTGTGGAGCAGGCCATTGAGCTGACATGGACCGCTACTGCGGACGGGCGGGCCGCAACATCGAGTGTGACTGTCAGGGTCAGGAGTGGGTTTGGCCTCGCTGACTTCCAGGACGACGGACTGGTCATGGACGCGCTTGGACTGATCGAAGCCGGTCCTGGACATAACCTGTTTGGACGCGCACCTAGAGCAGAGTCGGGCAGTCTCAATGCCGGTGAGCTCGGACTGGGTCCCGACAACATACGGATCACGTCCTTCAGAACGAACGAAGAAGGCTCAGAAATCACCCTTAACGACAACCATACAGCCTTCCGCATTGGCGACTACTTCGATACTGGAGGGGCTGGCGACAGGCTCACCATGTATGTGCAGACCGACGATTGGCTTCTCACATTTCCTCCCGGCTCGATTGATGTGGCTGGGGGGAATTTTGCAAGGTGGGACATCCTCGATAGCACGTCGCAGGCCCGTCTCATGGGAATCGAGGAACACACAAGGGTCATTCTGGGGTTTGGGAGGCCGAGCGCAGTTGCGCCTGCAATTCCAGCAGCCCCGACCATCACGGCGGCGAGCTCGACAGCCGTTGTGATCTCTTGGGTTGAACCTTCAGACAACAACTTTGCGATCACATCTTACGACCTCCGCTACCGCGAACATGGCACATCATCCTGGACTGACGTTTTCGACCACACGACAACCAGCTACACAGCGACACGAGGCCGAGGTAAGCGCAACGAACGAGGGAGGCGACTCTGGCTACTCTCCCACAGGGAGGGGAGCGACCGACGCCGTAGCTCCCGACACCCCAGCCAGGCCATCGGTCACAGCTATAAGCACAACCAGTATCGTTATCTCTTGGGTCGAGCCCGCTGA
- a CDS encoding fibronectin type III domain-containing protein: MISWTAPSDNGATITSYSIRYREQGTASWTEVLDHTTISYTATGLKVNTAYEAEVRATNAGGDSGATAPGAPERPDAPFVTSASSTALLISWTAPANNGAAITSYDIRHRKRGTTPWTEVLGHTTTSYTATQLEPHVTYEAQVSATNSVGDSGHSTSGYGATSPPAIPDIPDRPVLEGVTFDSIRISWTAPAANGARITSYDLRFRELGTSSWTDVEDITTTMHTAANLQATSAYEAEVRATNSVGDSGYSQRGSGTTNPVLTSVQVESYFELPIRIARIEEAATTSGPYTASQVRPFGCVTNAQCLSTPHSTVSLGGGRVYRIAVTFDPISYGSPGEEGVVSVSYVTPTESGWSVLLGLDSFAAGNTSSFTVSPVSYQLSRGDNIQRAVFRLDGGGSGIEAGAEVSWVATFSIQYTDSNPLGNFSLVEIDAGVECDDCTRALTDISGETDRLSPSESLAVVDLGAPETSDAMQIVVVGDMEGFDWPGVSVLRGAAHTAGVEPRLVFAFGGFAALFAVFLLVLKLAQSLIIACIVAGVGMVLFGIPTIGLASTGVIVLFGLIAGAVLLVTKPGVT, encoded by the coding sequence GTGATCTCCTGGACAGCCCCGTCCGACAACGGGGCGACGATCACCTCATACAGCATCCGCTACCGTGAGCAAGGGACCGCGTCCTGGACTGAGGTTCTGGACCATACGACAATCAGCTACACAGCGACAGGGCTGAAGGTCAACACGGCCTACGAAGCTGAGGTGAGAGCGACAAACGCTGGAGGCGATTCAGGCGCGACTGCCCCTGGAGCTCCTGAGAGGCCAGACGCTCCATTCGTGACGTCTGCAAGCTCGACCGCTCTGCTGATCTCTTGGACAGCACCAGCGAACAACGGGGCGGCGATCACCTCTTACGACATCCGCCATCGCAAACGTGGTACGACGCCCTGGACTGAGGTTCTGGGGCACACGACCACCAGCTATACAGCGACGCAACTCGAACCCCACGTCACCTATGAGGCGCAGGTGAGTGCCACAAACAGTGTGGGGGACTCTGGGCACTCGACCTCCGGTTATGGCGCGACATCACCGCCTGCGATTCCGGACATCCCCGACCGTCCTGTGCTTGAGGGAGTCACCTTCGACTCCATACGGATCTCCTGGACAGCGCCTGCGGCGAACGGGGCGCGTATAACCTCTTACGACCTCCGGTTCAGGGAGCTAGGGACATCGTCTTGGACTGACGTTGAGGACATAACGACGACCATGCACACAGCTGCTAACCTCCAGGCCACCTCAGCGTATGAAGCCGAGGTGCGGGCTACTAACAGCGTGGGCGATTCGGGCTACTCTCAGAGAGGGTCAGGGACAACCAATCCGGTGCTCACCAGCGTCCAGGTGGAGTCCTACTTCGAGCTTCCAATCCGCATCGCGAGGATCGAGGAGGCCGCAACCACGTCAGGGCCATACACGGCAAGCCAGGTGCGACCGTTCGGCTGCGTCACCAATGCACAGTGCCTGTCCACACCGCACAGCACCGTGAGCCTTGGGGGAGGCCGCGTGTACCGAATTGCTGTGACCTTTGACCCCATTTCCTATGGGAGTCCAGGTGAAGAAGGCGTGGTATCGGTATCGTATGTGACGCCAACGGAATCAGGCTGGTCTGTACTTCTCGGACTGGACTCATTCGCGGCTGGCAACACATCGAGCTTTACAGTCTCCCCAGTCAGCTACCAGCTCAGCAGGGGAGACAACATCCAGAGAGCGGTCTTCAGGCTCGACGGAGGAGGCTCTGGAATCGAGGCCGGAGCGGAGGTCAGTTGGGTCGCGACATTCAGCATCCAGTACACGGACAGCAACCCGCTGGGGAATTTCTCACTTGTGGAAATAGACGCGGGTGTCGAGTGCGACGACTGTACGCGGGCGCTGACAGACATCAGTGGGGAGACGGACAGGTTATCTCCCTCAGAGAGCCTGGCAGTAGTGGACCTCGGCGCTCCCGAGACCTCGGACGCCATGCAGATTGTCGTGGTGGGCGACATGGAGGGATTCGACTGGCCTGGAGTGTCCGTGCTGAGGGGAGCTGCCCATACTGCGGGAGTTGAGCCCCGCCTGGTGTTCGCTTTTGGAGGCTTTGCCGCGCTGTTCGCGGTGTTCCTTCTGGTCTTGAAGCTGGCTCAATCGCTCATCATCGCCTGCATAGTCGCTGGCGTCGGTATGGTGCTGTTCGGGATCCCAACGATAGGACTCGCAAGCACAGGTGTAATCGTTCTGTTCGGGTTGATAGCAGGGGCTGTACTCCTGGTCACTAAGCCTGGAGTCACATAG